One Tachypleus tridentatus isolate NWPU-2018 chromosome 3, ASM421037v1, whole genome shotgun sequence DNA window includes the following coding sequences:
- the LOC143247250 gene encoding solute carrier family 15 member 1-like translates to MASSEMTKGKYPKSVFFIIGNEFCERFCFYGMKAVLTLYLLNILLYDDDTATMIYHIFTMACYFTPVFGAVLADSLLGKYRTILHISILHAVGNIVLALASIPNFLPMATISMIGLFMVAAGTGGIKPCVSAFGGDQFGPGQERDLQRFFSFFYLSINAGSLLSTFLTPILRADVTCFGDDTCYSLAFGVPAILMVIALILFIVGRPLYKMFPPQGNILIKVVKCIIHALKRRIRARSDGITKDHWLNYADDMYDTKLIEDVKTVLYVLLLYLPLPVFWALYDQQGSRWTLQATRMDGHLGGFLMKPDQMQVINPLLIIVFIPLFEYIIYPLFAKCNLLIRPLQRIIFGGLLTAVSFVIAGFLQIKIEDTFPVIPSPGFSQVVLINTAPCSVNIKSDLLETKLALNQMHVIKDIKSGVPYNLTFNPTPGECNFQLASIDYVIQTASKDIQVLMVTSDLSKLLVHQVAGSLEKPEKGDSYIRILYSFPSNVKSLVSNNDTFKLSGPKDYKLPIQNSDISYNTSEVVGSTEYTRVLPGMYSLRLPVANSSKFSIKLPSIEMKMGGGYLLTVAPDKTSELITQVYTMVESNEVSMFLQFPQYVIITAGEIMFSITGLEFSYSQAPSCMKSVLQAAWLLTVAFGNLIVVIIAKLHLFDKQSLEFFMFAGLMGVDLLIFAVMAYFYKYVNQPQEGDNYLESTLKDSEIYPKDNGIRSEDFVEDTKL, encoded by the exons CCGTATTGACGCTGTATCTGTTAAACATCCTTCTGTATGACGACGACACTGCTACAATGATTTATCACATTTTCACTATGGCTTGTTACTTCACTCCCGTGTTCGGTGCGGTGTTGGCCGATTCGCTGTTGGGGAAGTACAG GACAATCCTGCATATCTCGATATTACACGCAGTGGGTAACATTGTTCTAGCCCTGGCATCCATTCCCAACTTTCTACCAATGGC AACGATATCTATGATAGGGCTTTTCATGGTAGCAGCAGGAACGGGAGGTATTAAACCATGTGTCTCAGCGTTCGGTGGAGACCAGTTTGGTCCAGGACAG GAACGTGACCTTCAGAGGTTTTTCTCATTTTTCTATTTATCAATCAATGCTGGAAGTTTACTGTCTACTTTCCTGACACCAATTTTAAGAG CTGACGTAACATGCTTTGGAGATGACACGTGTTACTCACTGGCCTTCGGAGTTCCTGCAATTTTGATGGTCATTGCTTTAA ttttattcatcGTGGGGCGTCCTCTGTACAAAATGTTTCCTCCACAAGGGAACATACTGATCAAAGTGGTGAAATGTATTATT catgcCTTAAAACGACGAATAAGAGCGAGGTCAGACGGAATAACTAAAGATCATTGGTTGAACTATGCTGATGATATGTATGAC ACTAAACTGATTGAAGACGTGAAAACTGTACTGTACGTATTACTTCTGTACCTTCCACTACCAGTATTCTGGGCTCTTTATGATCAACAG gGATCTAGATGGACACTGCAAGCTACTCGAATGGACGGACATCTG GGCGGATTTCTCATGAAGCCTGACCAAATGCAAGTTATTAACCCACTTTTGATAATTGTGTTCATACCACTTTTTGAATACATTATCTATCCACTGTTTGCCAAGTGTAACCTTTTGATCAG ACCTCTTCAGAGAATAATTTTTGGTGGACTTCTAACTGCTGTATCTTTTGTGATTGCCGGATTTCTGCAGATTAAAATTGAG GATACTTTTCCCGTTATTCCTTCACCAGGATTCAGCCAGGTGGTGCTGATCAACACAGCTCCATGCTCTGTGAACATTAAAAGTGACTTACTGGAAACCAAGTTAGCATTAAACCAG atGCATGTAATAAAGGATATTAAGTCAGGCGTACCGTACAACCTGACATTCAATCCTACACCAGGAGAATGTAATTTTCAGCTGGCATCAATTGATTACGTTATCCAGACGGCAAGTAAAGACATACAAGTCCTTATGGTGACCTCCGACCTCTCCAAGTTATTAGTACACCAG GTTGCAGGTTCATTGGAGAAGCCAGAGAAGGGAGATTCATATATTCGTATTTTGTACAGTTTTCCATCGAACGTAAAATCTTTGGTTTCAAATAATGACACTTTTAAGTTGAGTGGACCAAAAGACTACAAGTTACCTATCCAAAACTCGGATATTTCATACAACACTTCAGAAGTGGTAGGAAGTACAGAGTATACCAGAGTATTACCAGGAAT GTACTCACTACGTTTGCCAGTAGCCAATTCTTCAAAATTTAGTATTAAACTACCAAGCATCGAAATGAAGATGGGTGGAGGTTACCTTTTAACGGTGGCCCCTGACAAGACGTCAGAG CTGATAACCCAAGTCTACACCATGGTAGAGTCGAACGAAGTTTCCATGTTTCTCCAGTTTCCTCAGTACGTCATCATCACAGCTGGAGAAATTATGTTCTCCATAACAGGACTGGAATTTTCCTACTCTCAG GCTCCAAGCTGTATGAAGTCTGTACTCCAAGCTGCCTGGCTTCTGACAGTGGCCTTTGGAAATTTGATTGTTGTCATCATAGCCAAACTTCATCTGTTCGATAAACAG TCGCTGGAATTTTTCATGTTTGCTGGTCTGATGGGTGTCGACTTGTTGATTTTTGCGGTTATGGCATATTTCTACAAGTACGTCAATCAGCCACAAGAGGGCGACAACTATCTAGAATCGACTCTGAAAGATAGCGAGATTTATCCAAAAGATAATGGTATTCGGAGTGAAGATTTCGTGGAAGATACCAAACTATGA